DNA from Pseudomonadota bacterium:
GTTGTGCGCGACGCGCTGATCGACGTCGACGCGGACGGGTCGATCGCCGCCGTGCTGCGCACCGACGACGCCGCCTACGCCCCCCGGCTCGACGACGCCAAACGCACCAACCGCCTGGTGCGGTTGCCAAACCACACCGTGCTGCTGCCCGGCCTGGTCGACCTGCACATCCACGCACCGCAGTGGCCCCAGCTCGGCAAGGCGCTGGACGTGCCGCTCGAGGTCTGGCTGCAGCAGTACACCTTCCCGCTCGAAGCGCGCTACCGCGACCTCGCGTTTGCCGAGCGGGTCTACGACGACATGGTGGGTTCGCTGCTGGCCGAGGGCACCACCACCGCGGTGTACTTCGCCACGATCCACGACGCTGCCAGCCGCGCGCTCGCCGACATCTGCCTCGCACGTGGCCAACGGGCTTTCGTCGGCAAGGTCGTGATGGACAACCCCGACCAGTGCCCCGACGACTACCGCGACGCCTCCACCGAACAGGCACTCGCCGAGAGCGCCGCCTTCATCGAGTACGTACGCACGCTGCCCGGCAACAGCCACGCGACGGTGCAACCGATTGTCACGCCGCGGTTCATCCCGAGCTGTACCGACACCGCGCTGAAAGGCCTCGGCGATCTCGCCGCCACCACCGCGTGCCACATCCAGACGCACTGTTCTGAGAGCGACTGGCAGCACCAGTACGTGATCGACCGCACTGGCAAGACCGACACCGACGCGCTCAACGACTTCGGCCTGATCGGCCGACACACGGTGCTCGCACACAGCAACTTCCTGACCGACGCAAACATGGACACCTTGCGTGAAGCCGGGGCCGGGGTTGCGCATTGTCCACTGTCCAACATCTACTTCTCCAACGCGGTGTTTCCGCTCAGGCGCGCCCTCGACAAGGCCGTGCGCGTGGGCCTGGGCACCGACATCTCCGGCGGCCCGAGCGCGTCGATCCTCGACGCCGCGCGGCACGCGATCCACGCCTCCCGTCTGCTTGAGGAAGGCGTGAACCCGCATACGCCGCGCGACGAGCGGCGGGTCGAACAGCAACGCATCGACTTCCGCGAGGCCTTCTACCTCGCCACCGCCGGCGGCGCCGACGTGCTCGACATCCCGGTGGGCCGCTTCGACGTCGGCTACCAGTTCGACGCGCTGTGCGTCGACCCCACCGCAGCCGGGTCGCCGATCAACTACGACCCGCAACTCGACACCGACGACGACCTGTTGCAAAAACTCATCAGCCTCGCGAAACG
Protein-coding regions in this window:
- the guaD gene encoding guanine deaminase, whose amino-acid sequence is MSTVRGHVVHSTFIHAPARGHIEVVRDALIDVDADGSIAAVLRTDDAAYAPRLDDAKRTNRLVRLPNHTVLLPGLVDLHIHAPQWPQLGKALDVPLEVWLQQYTFPLEARYRDLAFAERVYDDMVGSLLAEGTTTAVYFATIHDAASRALADICLARGQRAFVGKVVMDNPDQCPDDYRDASTEQALAESAAFIEYVRTLPGNSHATVQPIVTPRFIPSCTDTALKGLGDLAATTACHIQTHCSESDWQHQYVIDRTGKTDTDALNDFGLIGRHTVLAHSNFLTDANMDTLREAGAGVAHCPLSNIYFSNAVFPLRRALDKAVRVGLGTDISGGPSASILDAARHAIHASRLLEEGVNPHTPRDERRVEQQRIDFREAFYLATAGGADVLDIPVGRFDVGYQFDALCVDPTAAGSPINYDPQLDTDDDLLQKLISLAKRANIQTVWTRGAVADAA